The genomic window AGAAACAAAGGGTAAATCGTGACAGGGTCCCTAGAGTTAAAAGGAGAACGTAAATCGTTCCAGGCTGGTAGGATTAATATGTTGTTGGGTTAAATCTCATTGGGCTGCCACGATTTACACACAAAGGAGACCCTACTCACCCTGATGCGATTCACGTGTTACTTGGTAACACAAATTGGGCTGAGATGATTTATGCTTGCAATGTTGTTGAGTTGATTGCATGGCAAAATTAACTACGTTAATATGTCAGATCATATAGTGTGTTGGATTATATAGTGTGTTGGATCATATAGCATATGCTTAGTATgcaatttagaataattttgaaTGAAGACGTTGTGCGATGGTGGGTTTAATGATTTAGGGTTGTTACGGCCTAGCCCAAACCATCCACGAGTCGCCCCGACCCGAGCGccacccgacccggacacgcgtcccggaGAGCTCATTCACGGCTATGGGAGAACGTCCCAAAGAAAGTGGGCCTGTCCTTGTAGGGCCCACCCctgacacagtatataaggggaaggatttgcccttcccccaaggtacgtcgcATATCACATCACCCCTTTTCGCTTGCACTTTTACTGACAAGagcgttggagtgtctttgcaggtgacaccccccttccTACACAAAGTACTCGGGACCCCGCACACACCAGCCCGGCAGTCCACGACCTGACGATCCCCTACCACTCCTCGGAAGTCCAAACCCGAATCGTCTGgtaaccgacctaccgaacattggtgCCGTCTGTGGGATCTGTCCATGGACTTCGTGCTAGTCCAAACTGGGACAGGCTGCGAGGCCGTGCCCGGTGGCGACGCCGCCGCGATGGAAACCCGACAACATCCCAGGTCGCCTCCGAGGAATGCAACACAGTCACACGAGGGACGCCCCTTTGGGGGGACTGGCGACAaccacgccagaataatgcaagagctaCGCCATAGGATGCAATACCTGGAACGCCGGTTAGCAGATAGGGAACGCGACCAACACACCCCAGAGCAGAGTCACTCCCATTCTCGCTCCAGGAGTCGCTCCAGCGCACGCCTACCCCCCAAGCTGAGTCCGAAAGCACCGGGGAGCGAGGGCGCGCGAGAAGACGTCATGACCCCGTCATTTACGCCAGACGTGAGAGGCGGCGTACCGCGAATCGCGGGGATGAGGACATTCGTCGGGAGAACGACGAGGGAAGAACGACGGGAACACGGGGACCCGTGATAATGGGAGTGACCCCATTCCACCGTTCcatactcgaggtccggctgccaaaacactttgacaagccgacggacatgaggtacgatggaACGCAAGACCCACTGGAACACctcacggccttcgaggccaggatgaacctagagggagtgggagacgaggtaaggtgccgcGCTTTCCTGGTCACCCTcgcgggacctgcaatacggtggttcaataacctcccgcagggctcggtaACCCGCTTCTCCGACATCAGCCATGCCTTCCTGGCTCAGTTCACGACCAGAATTGCCAAAGCCAAGCACCCGATCAATTTGCTGGGCGTGACCCAGAGAGCCGGGGAGCCGACCAGGAAATACCTAGAtcgcttcaacgacgaatgcttGGAAATCGACGGGCTGACGGACTCGGTGGCGAGCTTATGCTTGACTAACGGACTCTTGAACGAGGACTTCAGGAAGCACCTCACCACAAAGCCAGtatggacaatgcaggagatccaatgCGTCGCTAAGGAATATATTaacgacgaagaagtcagccgggTCGTAGCTGCCAACAAACGGCAACCCCCCTACAACCAAACCCGCCACTACGAGGGTGgagaaagacaaaaggaacacgccagggacggcggtccgagtAAAGCGCCAAAGCCATTTCCCCGAGTAGGGAaattcaccaactacacccccctcACAGCACCAATCACGAAAGTTTATCAACAGATAGCCGAGAAGGGGATACTGTCGAGACCCCGGCCTCTGAAGGACAGAACGGGGGGAAACAAAATCCTTTACTGCGAATATCACAACGGatacgggcacaagacccaagactgttTCGACCTAAAGGATGCCCTGGAACAAGCAATTAGGGACGGAAAGCTTGCCGAATTCTCCCACCTCATAAGGGAACCAAGGAGACGGAATCGCGATCACGAGGGCGAGGACAGGCCCCGGGCGACAAGACGACGCCAAGAACCAGAGGGGgacgaccacggtctcacggtggtGAACGTGGTAACAGCGAGGAATTCCGCCCCGAGGTCGAGATCGGCACAGAAGAAAGATGCCAAAGTCCTGGCTGTCTCCTCCTCACCCGCGAGAAGTTCCCGgggactcccatccatctccttcgGCGCCGAAGACCAATGGTTCGACGAAGTACCGGAAAGtccccccatggtcatcacggccagagTCGGAACCGGCCTCGTCAAAAGGATCCTAGTGGATACAGGGGCGGACTCGAACATTATATTTCGCAACGTTTTTGATGCCTTGGGACTGCATGACGCCGACCTagcgacccaccagcacggtgtggtagggttgggtgaccacttcatcaagccggatggGATCATCTCCCTCCCGACCTCCATGAGACAAGGACAGAAGCGAAGGACAGTAATGGCCGATTTTGTAGTCTTGCGAGACTCCACAGCCTACAACGTCATCCTGGGGAGAAAAATCATCAACGACCTTGGGGCAGCGATTAGTACGAAGCTGCTCATAATGAAGTTCATTACGAATGACGGATCCGTAGGATCCATCAGAGGGgacttggaaacggcagtcgcttgcgaccacgccagcctctctctcaggaaaaagtccaaagaagcatcagGGGTCTTCCTTGCCGACCTGGATCCCAGAATAGACGACAAGCCTAGGCCCGAGCCAGAGGGGGACTTGGAAAAATTTAGGGTCGGTGACGGGGAGGAGAAGTTCACATTCATAAATAGAAATCTCCCCCATGAACTAAAGGAACctttgatggagatgatcagaGTGAATGCCGACCTGTTTGCTtggacgccagccgacatgccagggatagatcctCAGCTCATGTCACACTATCTGGCCGTCAAGTCGGAGGCTAAGCTAGTGGCCCagaagaggaggaagatgtcgcaggaaagggcagaggaggtggccaggcagacggccagcctccttgaagcagggttcatccgggaggtggagaatgtgtgtggactattctgacctcaacaaggcatgtcccaaggactgctATCCTCTCCCCAACATTGACGCGCTCGTCGACGCGGTGGCGGGGTACTgatatctgagcttcatggacgcctactccgggtacaatcagataccgatgcaccgacccgacgaggacaAGACAACGTTCATAACGCCGGGAGGAATCTACTGCTACAAggtaatgccatttggtctgaaAAACGCTGGCGCCACGtaccaaagactgatgaacaagatattcagcgagctcataggcaagacagtagaagtctacgtggacgacatcctcACGAAAACCACCCGGCCCGACGATCTCCTAAACGACCTGGGGGGCGTGTTCGCGTCCCTCtggcaacacggcatgaggctcaacccgctcaAATGCGCCTTTGTCATGGAGGCTGGGAAGTTCTTAGGGTTCATGATCACCCAAAGAGGAGTAGAAGCTAACCCTGAGAAGTGCCAAGCCAttctccagatgaagagcccgggttgTATCAAAGACATCCAACGATTGGCAGGAAGGCTGACTGCACTATCCCATTTCCTCGGCGCATCAGCAGCAAAAGCTCTGCCCCTCTTCAATCTGATGAAAAAGGGGATAGCATTCGAATGGACCCCGGCGTGTGAGgaagcattcaaccacttcaaggagATCCTAGCAGCACCTCCCGTGCTCGGGAAGCCCAAGGCCGGAGAGCTACTCTACCTCTACCTGGCAGTAACAGAGGAAGCCCTTGCAGCAGTGCTCGTACGAGAAGAAGGGAAGGCTCAGCAACCGATTTACTTTGtaagcaaagctctacaaggagCAGAGTTGAGGTACAGCAAACTGGAAAAGCTGGCGCTGGCACTCCTAACCTCCTCCCGAAGGTTGAGGCAGTACTTCCAAGGCCATCGCGTAATCGTGAGAACGGACCAAGCAATTCACCAAGTACTCCAAAAACCCGATTTGGCaggaaggatgatgacctgggccatcgagctctcccaATATGACCTGCAGTATGAGCCCCGACATGCAATCAAGGCACAGGCGATGGCGGATTTCTTGGTAGAGGTAACGAGTGATCCCCACGAGAAAACaggcacacggtggaggctccacgtaGACGGGGCTTCCAACCAGACGTCCGGGGGAGCCGGGGTCATCTTAGAGAGCTCGGCGGGAGTCATTTACGAGCAGTCGACCAAGTTTGAATTTCCGGTGTCGAACAATCAAGCGGAATACGAAGCCCTCTTAGGTGGACTAACCTTAGCCCGAGAAGTCGGGGTAACAAGGCTGGAAGTGTGCAGCGATTCACAGGTCGTCACCTCGCAAGTAAACGGAAGCTATCAAGCCAGAGACTCCCTCCTGCAAAGTATTTAGAAAAGGTTAGAGAATTGACCAGGCAGTTCCAAGAGGTCACGGTCTAACACGttccaagagaaaggaacacacgggcagacctcctgtCTAAATTAGCAAGCACGAAGCCGGGAGCAGGCAACCGGTCTCTCATCCAgggcatggtgaaggaaccaacGGTTGCCCTCCATTTGACGGAGTCAAGCCCCTCCTGGCTGGACCCCATCACAAACTTCCTGGAACATGGCAAGCTGCCTGATGATGAGAAAGCGACCAAAACATTGAGAAGGGAGGCGGCCAAATATGCAATCATACAAGGACAACTGTTCAGAAAGGGCCTCAGCCAAACCCTATTGAAGTGCTtacaccccgaccagacggactatgtactaagagaagtccacgagggatgctgcggccaccacatcgggggcaaagccctagcaaggaagctcatccgagttggatattactggccatcaatgatgaGAGACTCCAAAGAATTTGTCAGAAAATGCGTAAAGTGCCAAGAAAATGCTAACTTCCACAAAGCGCCGGCTTCCGAGCTGAGCCTACTGACGTCTACACGACCCGTCgctcaatggggagtcgacctcttagGGCCTTTCCCAGTTGGCCCAGGGCAAGTCAAATATCTCATAGtcgccatcgactactacaccaaatggatagaggccgaACCACTAGCCAGCATATCCTCGTTCAATTgtaggaagttcatgtggagacaggtgataacccgtttTGGTATCCCGGAGATCGTCATTTCGGATAATGGGACGCAGTtcactgataagaagttcatgGAATTCCTCACCGGCCTGGGAATAAAACAAAGGTTTTTCTCAGTAGAACATCCCCAGACGAACGGATAAGTGGAGtccgcaaacaaagtcatcctaCTAGGCCTCAAGAAGCGCTTAGACAACAAGAAAGGCGCATGGGCCGATGAGCTCGCTTCGGTCCTCTGGTCCTAtcggacaaccgagcaaagctcCACCGGGGAAACCCCCTTTCGCCTAACGTACGGGGTCGATGCAGTGATACCCGTGGAAATTGGCGAACCGAGTCCACGGTTACTCCTCGCAGGAGTACACGAAGCGGTGGAAAAGGACCTGGTGGAAGAGACCAGAGAGATGGCCCACTTGTCAGAAACGGCACTAAAGCAAAGAACAGCCCTGCGCTACAACACTAAAGTCCTCAGGAGGGACTTTGAGGAAAGAGACCTCGTCCTGCGATGCAACAACGTCGGTTTaccgaccccaggagaaggaaaactggcggcaaattgggaaggtccctacagaatcAAAGAAGTACTCGG from Arachis ipaensis cultivar K30076 chromosome B09, Araip1.1, whole genome shotgun sequence includes these protein-coding regions:
- the LOC107616373 gene encoding uncharacterized protein LOC107616373 — protein: MRYDGTQDPLEHLTAFEGSVTRFSDISHAFLAQFTTRIAKAKHPINLLGVTQRAGEPTRKYLDRFNDECLEIDGLTDSVASLCLTNGLLNEDFRKHLTTKPVWTMQEIQCVAKEYINDEEVSRVVAANKRQPPYNQTRHYEGGERQKEHARDGGPSKAPKPFPRVGKFTNYTPLTAPITKVYQQIAEKGILSRPRPLKDRTGGNKILYCEYHNGYGHKTQDCFDLKDALEQAIRDGKLAEFSHLIREPRRRNRDHEGEDRPRATRRRQEPEGDDHGLTVVNVVTARNSAPRSRSAQKKDAKVLAVSSSPARSSRGLPSISFGAEDQWFDEVPESPPMVITARVGTGLVKRILVDTGADSNIIFRNVFDALGLHDADLATHQHGTFDGDDQSECRPVCLDASRHARDRSSAHVTLSGRQVGG